In Musa acuminata AAA Group cultivar baxijiao chromosome BXJ2-10, Cavendish_Baxijiao_AAA, whole genome shotgun sequence, a genomic segment contains:
- the LOC103968629 gene encoding LRR receptor kinase BAK1 isoform X2 — MAAAVRKAMARWFLWFVLVCSPLGRVLANTEGDALNSLKTNLIDPNNVLQSWDPTLVNPCTWFHVTCDNDNNVIRVDLGNADLSGNLVPQLGLLKKLQYLELYSNNINGTIPSDLGNLTNLVSLDLYLNKFTGEIPDSLGNLKNLRFLRLNNNSLSGHIPGSLTTVNALQVLDLSNNGLSGEVPSNGSFSQFTPISFQNNAGLCGPGASKACPNSPPLSPPPPFVPPPPSSGGSSASSIAAIAGGVAAGAALLFAAPAIGFAWWRRRKPQEHFFDVPAEEDPEVHLGQLKRFSLRELQVATDSFSNKNILGRGGFGKVYKGRLADGSLVAVKRLKEERTPGGELQFQTEVEMISMAVHRNLLRLRGFCMTPTERLLVYPYMANGSVASCLRERPPSEPPLDWTIRRRVALGAARGLSYLHDHCDPRIIHRDVKAANILLDEEFEAVVGDFGLAKLMDYKDTHVTTAVRGTIGHIAPEYLSTGKSSEKTDVFGYGIMLLELITGQRAFDLARLANDDDVMLLDWVKGLLKDKKLEMLVDPDLQNNYIEAEVESLIQVALLCTQGSPLERPKMSEVVRMLEGDGLAERWEEWQKVEVVRHDELAPHNHNEWIQDSTDNLHPVELSGPR; from the exons ATGGCGGCCGCGGTGAGGAAGGCCATGGCGCGGTGGTTCTTGTGGTTCGTCCTCGTCTGTAGTCCCCTCGGCAGAGTTCTAGCTAACACGGAAG GTGATGCTTTGAACAGTCTTAAGACCAACTTAATCGATCCAAATAATGTGCTGCAGAGCTGGGACCCGACTTTGGTCAATCCGTGCACATGGTTCCATGTTACTTGTGACAACGATAACAATGTCATAAGAGT CGATCTTGGAAACGCAGACTTATCTGGAAATTTGGTTCCCCAACTTGGTTTGTTGAAGAAGTTGCAATATCT GGAACTTTACAGTAACAATATTAATGGCACGATTCCTAGCGACCTTGGAAATCTGACGAATCTGGTGAGCTTGGATCTGTACCTAAACAAATTCACCGGTGAAATACCTGATTCGTTGGGAAACCTAAAGAATCTGCGTTTCCT TCGGCTTAACAATAATAGTCTTTCGGGTCACATTCCTGGATCTTTGACCACCGTAAATGCTCTTCAAGTTCT AGATTTATCAAACAACGGGCTGTCTGGAGAAGTTCCATCGAATGGATCATTCTCGCAATTCACTCCCATCAG TTTTCAAAATAACGCTGGATTATGTGGCCCGGGTGCTTCAAAAGCCTGTCCTAATTCGCCTCCATTATCTCCACCACCTCCATTTGTTCCACCGCCACCTTCATCCGGAG GAAGTAGTGCCTCCAGCATTGCAGCGATTGCTGGTGGGGTTGCTGCAGGTGCTGCCTTGCTGTTTGCTGCACCTGCTATTGGTTTTGCCTGGTGGCGTCGTCGCAAGCCACAAGAACATTTCTTTGATGTGCCTG CTGAAGAGGATCCAGAAGTTCATTTGGGCCAGCTTAAAAGGTTTTCTCTCCGAGAATTACAAGTTGCAACTGATAGTTTCAGTAACAAGAACATTTTAGGCAGAGGTGGATTTGGGAAAGTCTATAAAGGACGGCTTGCGGATGGTTCACTTGTAGCTGTAAAGAGGCTAAAAGAAGAACGCACCCCAGGTGGGGAGCTTCAGTTTCAAACTGAAGTTGAGATGATTAGCATGGCTGTGCACCGTAACCTACTTAGACTTCGTGGATTTTGTATGACTCCTACTGAACGATTGCTTGTGTATCCATATATGGCTAATGGAAGTGTTGCATCATGCTTAAGAG AACGTCCACCATCAGAGCCACCACTTGATTGGACAATTCGGCGGAGGGTTGCGTTGGGTGCTGCAAGGGGGCTGTCCTACTTGCATGACCATTGTGATCCAAGAATTATTCATCGTGATGTTAAAGCTGCAAATATTCTGTTGGATGAGGAGTTTGAGGCAGTTGTAGGGGATTTTGGCTTAGCCAAACTAATGGACTACAAGGATACCCATGTCACAACTGCTGTCCGTGGAACGATAGGTCATATTGCTCCAGAATACTTGTCAACAGGGAAGTCCTCTGAGAAAACTGATGTTTTTGGGTATGGAATCATGCTTCTGGAACTGATCACAGGTCAAAGAGCATTTGATCTTGCTCGGCTTGCAAATGATGATGATGTCATGTTGCTTGACTGG GTGAAAGGTCTTCTGAAAGACAAAAAACTGGAAATGTTAGTGGATCCAGATTTGCAGAACAACTACATCGAAGCTGAAGTGGAGTCGCTTATCCAAGTTGCGCTGCTATGCACTCAGGGCTCACCATTGGAACGACCCAAGATGTCGGAGGTGGTAAGGATGCTCGAAGGAGATGGTCTTGCCGAGAGGTGGGAGGAATGGCAGAAGGTTGAAGTGGTGCGGCACGATGAGTTGGCCCCGCATAATCACAACGAGTGGATTCAAGATTCCACTGACAACCTTCATCCAGTGGAACTATCTGGGCCTAGATGA
- the LOC135625048 gene encoding probable inactive receptor kinase At5g10020, protein MDPYIRDALLLLSLFFFFFSAVVVADEEEARALIEFKKGISSDPSGRVFGSWNQPGAGSAVCGSWYGVACDAAGGVVAVDLARLGLVGDLKFSTLAPLARLQNLSLAGNALTGRLVPGLGGVSSLRRLDLSANQFYGPIPGRITELWGLTYLNLSWNNLSQGFPAGIRNLQQLRVLDLRSNGLWGDIGTLLSELRNIDYVDLSSNDFTGNLLVDAENLTGLGNTVKYLNLSNNKLSGGFFSNDAIPVFKNLESLDVSNNQLSGELPSFDSVFSLRVFRAVANKLHGSVPGALLASTLHLSELDLSGNGFTGNVRDITSTSLKFLNLSSNMLSGLLPSSIGVCISVDFSNNNISGGLSVMQSWEPTLAIIDLSSNSLSGNYPEASQLQNLTSIRLRNNSLVGSLPSTLGNYPELSIIDLSLNRLSGPVLPGLFTSLTLISLNLSGNQFSGIIPLQSSHSTESLVLPSYSHLESLDLSNNLLIGPLPPEIGNMQRLKLLILRNNTLSGELPSELSKLGTLEILDLSMNHFRGRIPDMPQSGLNVFNVSYNDLSGTIPETLQRFPSTAFYPGNNLLVSPNGMSSGSNGEGGDSHHHMKYSVRIASIVGSIGAVMLILFALMALYVIRTQELCGKNRFRDQATGMEVKLGRFGRRKIFKSSKDTPVINSMSFSNDHLLTSATRSVSAHKELLTESTVNNVLQNHPPTCTTGERSSPGSPLGSSPHLIDLGVSEQSVMLDVYSPDRLAGELFFLDNSLIFTAEELSRAPAEVLGRSSHGTSYKATLDSGHILTVKWLRVGLVKIKKEFAKEAKRIGTIKHPNIVPWRAYYWGPREQERLIISDYVNGDSLALYLYESTPRRYSRLSVSQRLKIAIDVARSLYYLHNEKGLAHGSLKPTNILLTGPDLTARLTDYSLHRLTTQGGTAEHILNLGALGYRAPELQSASKPFPSFKADVYAFGVILMELLTRRSAGDIISGQTGAVDLTDWVQMCNREGRGTDCFDRDITGLEECPRVMDELLAVSLRCILPVNERPNIRTVFQDLCAITM, encoded by the exons ATGGATCCGTACATCCGCGACGCCCTCCTCCtgctctccctcttcttcttcttcttctccgccgTCGTCGTCGCGGACGAGGAGGAGGCCAGGGCCCTCATCGAGTTCAAGAAGGGCATCTCCTCCGACCCCTCCGGCCGCGTGTTCGGATCCTGGAACCAGCCCGGGGCGGGATCCGCCGTCTGCGGATCGTGGTACGGCGTCGCCTGTGACGCCGCCGGCGGCGTCGTGGCCGTCGACCTCGCCCGCCTCGGCCTCGTCGGTGACCTCAAGTTCTCTACTCTCGCCCCGCTTGCTCGCCTCCAGAACCTCAGCCTCGCCGGCAATGCCTTGACCGGCCGCCTCGTGCCCGGCCTCGGCGGCGTGTCCTCGCTGCGGCGCTTGGATCTCTCGGCTAACCAGTTCTACGGGCCCATTCCCGGCCGGATCACTGAGCTTTGGGGGTTGACTTACCTCAatctttcttggaataacttgtcGCAAGGGTTTCCCGCCGGGATCCGTAATCTTCAGCAGCTCAGGGTGCTGGATTTGAGATCCAATGGCCTGTGGGGAGACATCGGGACGCTGCTTTCGGAGCTCAGGAACATAGACTATGTCGATCTGAGTAGTAATGACTTCACCGGGAACCTCCTTGTTGATGCGGAGAACCTCACGGGCTTGGGGAATACGGTCAAGTACTTGAACTTGAGTAATAACAAGCTCAGCGGCGGCTTCTTTTCGAATGATGCTATACCAGTGTTCAAGAATTTGGAGTCTTTGGATGTCAGCAACAATCAACTGAGTGGGGAACTTCCGTCTTTTGACTCGGTGTTCAGCTTAAGAGTTTTCCGGGCTGTTGCTAATAAGCTGCATGGATCTGTACCGGGAGCTCTGCTTGCCAGTACCCTGCACTTATCAGAACTTGACCTCAGTGGAAATGGTTTTACAG GTAATGTTAGGGATATCACCTCTACATCCTTGAAGTTTCTAAATCTGTCCTCGAATATGCTATCAGGTTTATTGCCATCAAGCATAGGGGTATGCATATCAGTGGATTTTAGTAATAACAATATCTCTGGTGGTCTATCTGTGATGCAGAGCTGGGAACCTACATTGGCAATTATTGATTTAAGCTCAAATTCATTGTCTGGGAACTATCCTGAGGCATCTCAACTTCAGAACCTGACATCCATAAGACTTCGAAATAATTCTTTGGTTGGCTCTCTTCCTTCTACCTTAGGAAATTATCCTGAGTTATCCATAATTGATCTCAGTCTAAACAGACTTTCAGGACCAGTTCTGCCAGGACTTTTCACATCCTTAACCTTAATTAGCTTGAATCTTTCAGGGAACCAATTTTCTGGAATTATTCCACTTCAAAGTTCACATTCAACCGAATCACTTGTTCTTCCTTCTTATAGTCATCTGGAGAGTCTTGATTTATCTAATAACTTATTAATTGGTCCATTGCCTCCAGAAATTGGTAACATGCAAAGACTTAAGTTGCTCATTCTTCGAAACAATACCTTATCTGGAGAGTTGCCCAGTGAGCTAAGCAAGCTTGGCACTTTGGAAATACTTGACCTATCGATGAATCATTTTAGGGGTAGAATACCTGACATGCCTCAGTCAGGTCTGAATGTTTTCAATGTTTCCTACAATGATCTATCAGGCACTATACCAGAAACTCTGCAGAGGTTCCCAAGCACCGCATTTTATCCAGGAAATAATTTACTGGTTTCTCCCAACGGCATGTCTTCAGGAAGTAACGGTGAAGGCGGTGATAGTCATCATCATATGAAGTATAGTGTTCGAATTGCATCTATTGTTGGCTCTATTGGTGCTGTCATGTTAATTTTGTTTGCATTAATGGCATTATATGTGATAAGGACCCAAGAACTTTGTGGAAAGAATCGATTTAGAGATCAGGCAACTGGAATGGAAGTAAAACTTGGGAGATTTGGTCGTCGTAAGATATTTAAATCTTCAAAAGATACTCCTGTGATCAATTCGATGAGTTTCTCGAATGATCATCTCTTAACATCAGCTACCAGATCAGTGTCTGCACACAAGGAGTTATTAACAGAATCTACGGTAAATAATGTGCTACAGAATCATCCTCCGACCTGTACCACAGGAGAGAGATCTTCTCCAGGGTCACCATTAGGCTCTTCGCCTCATTTAATTGATTTGGGTGTATCTGAGCAATCAGTGATGTTGGATGTCTATTCACCAGACCGACTGGCTGGAGAACTTTTTTTCCTGGACAACTCTTTGATTTTCACAGCCGAAGAATTATCTCGTGCCCCTGCAGAAGTTCTTGGTAGAAGCAGCCACGGAACTTCCTATAAAGCAACCCTTGATAGTGGTCACATTTTGACTGTGAAGTGGTTAAGAGTTGGCCTTGTCAAAATCAAAAAAgaatttgctaaggaagcaaagagAATTGGAACCATCAAACATCCTAATATCGTCCCTTGGAGGGCCTATTATTGGGGCCCAAGGGAGCAAGAGAGATTGATTATTTCTGATTATGTTAATGGAGATAGTCTGGCACTTTATCTCTATG AATCAACACCTAGAAGGTACTCCCGCCTCTCAGTAAGCCAAAGGCTAAAAATTGCTATTGATGTGGCTCGTTCTTTGTATTACCTCCATAACGAGAAGGGCTTGGCTCATGGAAGCCTAAAACCGACAAATATCCTCTTGACTGGCCCAGACCTCACCGCTCGATTGACAGATTACAGCCTCCATCGTCTCACAACACAAGGTGGGACCGCCGAGCATATATTAAACTTGGGAGCACTTGGGTACCGGGCACCTGAGCTACAAAGTGCGAGCAAGCCATTCCCGTCATTTAAGGCTGATGTGTATGCATTTGGGGTGATACTAATGGAGCTGCTAACCCGAAGAAGTGCTGGTGATATTATCTCGGGCCAGACAGGTGCAGTTGATCTGACAGATTGGGTTCAGATGTGCAACAGAGAGGGGAGGGGAACGGACTGCTTCGATAGAGATATCACAGGCTTGGAGGAATGTCCAAGGGTGATGGATGAACTGCTTGCTGTATCACTTAGGTGCATTCTCCCTGTAAACGAGAGGCCTAACATTAGGACCGTCTTTCAAGATCTCTGTGCCATAACAATGTga
- the LOC103968629 gene encoding LRR receptor kinase BAK1 isoform X3 produces the protein MPLVLIVDLGNADLSGNLVPQLGLLKKLQYLELYSNNINGTIPSDLGNLTNLVSLDLYLNKFTGEIPDSLGNLKNLRFLRLNNNSLSGHIPGSLTTVNALQVLDLSNNGLSGEVPSNGSFSQFTPIRCFAVLAIFLTFWFCYYLDIVITNHICLICSFQNNAGLCGPGASKACPNSPPLSPPPPFVPPPPSSGGSSASSIAAIAGGVAAGAALLFAAPAIGFAWWRRRKPQEHFFDVPAEEDPEVHLGQLKRFSLRELQVATDSFSNKNILGRGGFGKVYKGRLADGSLVAVKRLKEERTPGGELQFQTEVEMISMAVHRNLLRLRGFCMTPTERLLVYPYMANGSVASCLRERPPSEPPLDWTIRRRVALGAARGLSYLHDHCDPRIIHRDVKAANILLDEEFEAVVGDFGLAKLMDYKDTHVTTAVRGTIGHIAPEYLSTGKSSEKTDVFGYGIMLLELITGQRAFDLARLANDDDVMLLDWVKGLLKDKKLEMLVDPDLQNNYIEAEVESLIQVALLCTQGSPLERPKMSEVVRMLEGDGLAERWEEWQKVEVVRHDELAPHNHNEWIQDSTDNLHPVELSGPR, from the exons ATGCCTCTTGTGCTTATTGT CGATCTTGGAAACGCAGACTTATCTGGAAATTTGGTTCCCCAACTTGGTTTGTTGAAGAAGTTGCAATATCT GGAACTTTACAGTAACAATATTAATGGCACGATTCCTAGCGACCTTGGAAATCTGACGAATCTGGTGAGCTTGGATCTGTACCTAAACAAATTCACCGGTGAAATACCTGATTCGTTGGGAAACCTAAAGAATCTGCGTTTCCT TCGGCTTAACAATAATAGTCTTTCGGGTCACATTCCTGGATCTTTGACCACCGTAAATGCTCTTCAAGTTCT AGATTTATCAAACAACGGGCTGTCTGGAGAAGTTCCATCGAATGGATCATTCTCGCAATTCACTCCCATCAGGTGCTTTGCAGTTTTAGCTATTTTCTTAACATTTTGGTTTTGCTATTACCTTGATATTGTCATTACAAATCATATTTGTTTGATCTGCAGTTTTCAAAATAACGCTGGATTATGTGGCCCGGGTGCTTCAAAAGCCTGTCCTAATTCGCCTCCATTATCTCCACCACCTCCATTTGTTCCACCGCCACCTTCATCCGGAG GAAGTAGTGCCTCCAGCATTGCAGCGATTGCTGGTGGGGTTGCTGCAGGTGCTGCCTTGCTGTTTGCTGCACCTGCTATTGGTTTTGCCTGGTGGCGTCGTCGCAAGCCACAAGAACATTTCTTTGATGTGCCTG CTGAAGAGGATCCAGAAGTTCATTTGGGCCAGCTTAAAAGGTTTTCTCTCCGAGAATTACAAGTTGCAACTGATAGTTTCAGTAACAAGAACATTTTAGGCAGAGGTGGATTTGGGAAAGTCTATAAAGGACGGCTTGCGGATGGTTCACTTGTAGCTGTAAAGAGGCTAAAAGAAGAACGCACCCCAGGTGGGGAGCTTCAGTTTCAAACTGAAGTTGAGATGATTAGCATGGCTGTGCACCGTAACCTACTTAGACTTCGTGGATTTTGTATGACTCCTACTGAACGATTGCTTGTGTATCCATATATGGCTAATGGAAGTGTTGCATCATGCTTAAGAG AACGTCCACCATCAGAGCCACCACTTGATTGGACAATTCGGCGGAGGGTTGCGTTGGGTGCTGCAAGGGGGCTGTCCTACTTGCATGACCATTGTGATCCAAGAATTATTCATCGTGATGTTAAAGCTGCAAATATTCTGTTGGATGAGGAGTTTGAGGCAGTTGTAGGGGATTTTGGCTTAGCCAAACTAATGGACTACAAGGATACCCATGTCACAACTGCTGTCCGTGGAACGATAGGTCATATTGCTCCAGAATACTTGTCAACAGGGAAGTCCTCTGAGAAAACTGATGTTTTTGGGTATGGAATCATGCTTCTGGAACTGATCACAGGTCAAAGAGCATTTGATCTTGCTCGGCTTGCAAATGATGATGATGTCATGTTGCTTGACTGG GTGAAAGGTCTTCTGAAAGACAAAAAACTGGAAATGTTAGTGGATCCAGATTTGCAGAACAACTACATCGAAGCTGAAGTGGAGTCGCTTATCCAAGTTGCGCTGCTATGCACTCAGGGCTCACCATTGGAACGACCCAAGATGTCGGAGGTGGTAAGGATGCTCGAAGGAGATGGTCTTGCCGAGAGGTGGGAGGAATGGCAGAAGGTTGAAGTGGTGCGGCACGATGAGTTGGCCCCGCATAATCACAACGAGTGGATTCAAGATTCCACTGACAACCTTCATCCAGTGGAACTATCTGGGCCTAGATGA
- the LOC135625050 gene encoding alanine--glyoxylate aminotransferase 2 homolog 1, mitochondrial-like, which yields MFLRRNLWRSGLRSEAQLRELLRRGLSSASPSLPPFDHQPRPYKGMLADEVLEKRKKFLGPSLFYYYQKPLNIVEGKMQYLYDETGKRYLDAFAGIVTVSCGHCHPDVVNAVVEQSQLLQHTTTIYLHHAIVEFAEALASKMPGNLKVVYFVNSGTEANELAMLMARMYTGNLGMIALRNAYHGGSAGTIGLTALHTWKYPIPQGEIHHVMNPDPYRGAFGSDAARYAKEVEDHINYGTSGNVAGFIAETFQGVGGAVELAPGYLKLVYDIVRKSGGVCIADEVQSGFGRTGSHYWGFETQGVIPDIVTMAKGIGNGLPLGAVVTTPEIASVMSKRIQFNTFGGNPVCSAGGLAVLKVLDKEKRQAHCADVGFQLIDRLRTLQQKHDIIGDVRGRGLMLGVELVSDKDKTPAKAEAAVLFEKLKDLGVLVGKGGLHGNVFRIKPPMCFTKQDADFLVDALDYAISRL from the exons ATGTTCCTCCGGCGCAATCTGTGGCGGAGCGGCCTCCGATCGGAGGCGCAGCTCCGCGAGCTTCTCCGCCGCGGCCTCTCCTCCGCGTCGCCGTCACTGCCCCCCTTCGACCACCAGCCGCGGCCGTACAAGGGGATGCTGGCCGATGAGGTCCTCGAGAAGCGGAAGAAGTTTCTTGGACCATCGCTGTTCTATTACTACCAGAAGCCA cTGAATATTGTGGAAGGGAAAATGCAGTATCTTTATGACGAGACCGGAAAACGTTATCTTGATGCCTTCGCCGGCATAGTCACGGTATCTTGCGGGCATTGTCATCCTGATGTGGTGAACGCGGTGGTGGAGCAGTCACAGTTACTCCAGCACACCACCACCATTTATTTGCATCATGCCATTGTTGAGTTTGCTGAAGCTCTAGCTTCGAAAATGCCAGGCAACCTTAAG GTTGTGTATTTCGTCAATTCAGGGACTGAAGCAAATGAATTAGCAATGTTGATGGCTCGAATGTATACTGGGAATCTAGGCATGATTGCCTTGAGAAATGCATACCATGGTGGAAGTGCTGGTACGATAGGACTGACAGCTTTGCATACTTGGAAATACCCAATTCCTCAG GGTGAGATTCATCATGTTATGAACCCTGACCCTTATCGAGGAGCATTTGGCTCTGATGCAGCTCGTTATGCAAAAGAAGTCGAAGACCATATTAACTATGGTACTTCTGGAAATGTCGCAGGCTTTATTGCAGAAACTTTTCAG GGAGTTGGAGGTGCTGTTGAATTGGCACCAGGGTACCTAAAGTTGGTATATGATATCGTTCGGAAGTCTGGTGGagtctgcatagcagatgaggttCAGAGCGGATTTGGCAGGACAGGAAGCCATTATTGGGGATTTGAGACGCAGGGTGTCATTCCCGACATTGTCACAATGGCAAAG GGTATTGGCAATGGCCTACCACTAGGAGCAGTTGTCACAACTCCTGAAATAGCAAGTGTGATGTCCAAaagaatccaattcaacacttttGGCGGAAATCCGGTATGTTCTGCTGGTGGACTAGCTGTGCTCAAGGTTCTGGACAAGGAAAAGCGTCAAGCACATTGCGCCGATGTTGGTTTCCAATTGATAGATCGGTTGAGAACGCTTCAGCAAAAGCATGACA TTATTGGAGATGTCAGAGGCAGGGGATTGATGTTGGGAGTAGAACTTGTATCCGATAAGGACAAGACACCTGCCAAGGCAGAGGCAGCAGTCTTGTTTGAGAAGCTTAAGG ATCTGGGAGTTCTGGTTGGGAAAGGAGGTCTTCATGGTAATGTTTTTAGAATAAAGCCGCCGATGTGCTTCACCAAACAGGATGCAG ATTTCTTGGTCGACGCACTTGACTATGCCATTTCGCGCTTGTGA
- the LOC103968629 gene encoding LRR receptor kinase BAK1 isoform X1 — MAAAVRKAMARWFLWFVLVCSPLGRVLANTEGDALNSLKTNLIDPNNVLQSWDPTLVNPCTWFHVTCDNDNNVIRVDLGNADLSGNLVPQLGLLKKLQYLELYSNNINGTIPSDLGNLTNLVSLDLYLNKFTGEIPDSLGNLKNLRFLRLNNNSLSGHIPGSLTTVNALQVLDLSNNGLSGEVPSNGSFSQFTPIRCFAVLAIFLTFWFCYYLDIVITNHICLICSFQNNAGLCGPGASKACPNSPPLSPPPPFVPPPPSSGGSSASSIAAIAGGVAAGAALLFAAPAIGFAWWRRRKPQEHFFDVPAEEDPEVHLGQLKRFSLRELQVATDSFSNKNILGRGGFGKVYKGRLADGSLVAVKRLKEERTPGGELQFQTEVEMISMAVHRNLLRLRGFCMTPTERLLVYPYMANGSVASCLRERPPSEPPLDWTIRRRVALGAARGLSYLHDHCDPRIIHRDVKAANILLDEEFEAVVGDFGLAKLMDYKDTHVTTAVRGTIGHIAPEYLSTGKSSEKTDVFGYGIMLLELITGQRAFDLARLANDDDVMLLDWVKGLLKDKKLEMLVDPDLQNNYIEAEVESLIQVALLCTQGSPLERPKMSEVVRMLEGDGLAERWEEWQKVEVVRHDELAPHNHNEWIQDSTDNLHPVELSGPR; from the exons ATGGCGGCCGCGGTGAGGAAGGCCATGGCGCGGTGGTTCTTGTGGTTCGTCCTCGTCTGTAGTCCCCTCGGCAGAGTTCTAGCTAACACGGAAG GTGATGCTTTGAACAGTCTTAAGACCAACTTAATCGATCCAAATAATGTGCTGCAGAGCTGGGACCCGACTTTGGTCAATCCGTGCACATGGTTCCATGTTACTTGTGACAACGATAACAATGTCATAAGAGT CGATCTTGGAAACGCAGACTTATCTGGAAATTTGGTTCCCCAACTTGGTTTGTTGAAGAAGTTGCAATATCT GGAACTTTACAGTAACAATATTAATGGCACGATTCCTAGCGACCTTGGAAATCTGACGAATCTGGTGAGCTTGGATCTGTACCTAAACAAATTCACCGGTGAAATACCTGATTCGTTGGGAAACCTAAAGAATCTGCGTTTCCT TCGGCTTAACAATAATAGTCTTTCGGGTCACATTCCTGGATCTTTGACCACCGTAAATGCTCTTCAAGTTCT AGATTTATCAAACAACGGGCTGTCTGGAGAAGTTCCATCGAATGGATCATTCTCGCAATTCACTCCCATCAGGTGCTTTGCAGTTTTAGCTATTTTCTTAACATTTTGGTTTTGCTATTACCTTGATATTGTCATTACAAATCATATTTGTTTGATCTGCAGTTTTCAAAATAACGCTGGATTATGTGGCCCGGGTGCTTCAAAAGCCTGTCCTAATTCGCCTCCATTATCTCCACCACCTCCATTTGTTCCACCGCCACCTTCATCCGGAG GAAGTAGTGCCTCCAGCATTGCAGCGATTGCTGGTGGGGTTGCTGCAGGTGCTGCCTTGCTGTTTGCTGCACCTGCTATTGGTTTTGCCTGGTGGCGTCGTCGCAAGCCACAAGAACATTTCTTTGATGTGCCTG CTGAAGAGGATCCAGAAGTTCATTTGGGCCAGCTTAAAAGGTTTTCTCTCCGAGAATTACAAGTTGCAACTGATAGTTTCAGTAACAAGAACATTTTAGGCAGAGGTGGATTTGGGAAAGTCTATAAAGGACGGCTTGCGGATGGTTCACTTGTAGCTGTAAAGAGGCTAAAAGAAGAACGCACCCCAGGTGGGGAGCTTCAGTTTCAAACTGAAGTTGAGATGATTAGCATGGCTGTGCACCGTAACCTACTTAGACTTCGTGGATTTTGTATGACTCCTACTGAACGATTGCTTGTGTATCCATATATGGCTAATGGAAGTGTTGCATCATGCTTAAGAG AACGTCCACCATCAGAGCCACCACTTGATTGGACAATTCGGCGGAGGGTTGCGTTGGGTGCTGCAAGGGGGCTGTCCTACTTGCATGACCATTGTGATCCAAGAATTATTCATCGTGATGTTAAAGCTGCAAATATTCTGTTGGATGAGGAGTTTGAGGCAGTTGTAGGGGATTTTGGCTTAGCCAAACTAATGGACTACAAGGATACCCATGTCACAACTGCTGTCCGTGGAACGATAGGTCATATTGCTCCAGAATACTTGTCAACAGGGAAGTCCTCTGAGAAAACTGATGTTTTTGGGTATGGAATCATGCTTCTGGAACTGATCACAGGTCAAAGAGCATTTGATCTTGCTCGGCTTGCAAATGATGATGATGTCATGTTGCTTGACTGG GTGAAAGGTCTTCTGAAAGACAAAAAACTGGAAATGTTAGTGGATCCAGATTTGCAGAACAACTACATCGAAGCTGAAGTGGAGTCGCTTATCCAAGTTGCGCTGCTATGCACTCAGGGCTCACCATTGGAACGACCCAAGATGTCGGAGGTGGTAAGGATGCTCGAAGGAGATGGTCTTGCCGAGAGGTGGGAGGAATGGCAGAAGGTTGAAGTGGTGCGGCACGATGAGTTGGCCCCGCATAATCACAACGAGTGGATTCAAGATTCCACTGACAACCTTCATCCAGTGGAACTATCTGGGCCTAGATGA